The Prunus persica cultivar Lovell chromosome G8, Prunus_persica_NCBIv2, whole genome shotgun sequence genome includes a region encoding these proteins:
- the LOC18767895 gene encoding PHD finger protein At1g33420 yields MVMTERPSKRLRRRVTADLPDFFTFPQPHSDVVPPQPFRESVRSFLIRHAHVTCPSSSLFPSLVTSQISLRVGHPGDPTAVLPLDVVEEDVTRSRRSVYCDQCRVVGWSGHPVCKKRYHFIIRRGAGTCETEIPLHQQQQQQYNNNNKSNNCCNSMSATMEDTDDVEEWAYLQLHDNTHLLHAVIHSNGFAHLLTLNGRQGGSTLLSGRHILDLWDRLCQTLSVRKVSVMDVSKKYGMEYRLLHTIINGHSWYGDWGYEFGAGSYALTQNSYHKAVDTLSSLPLHPFLFQPRRPRTRMQSVIAFYQSLSDTQLPTIKDLFTYMLSLIHRSRKPTSCKKPQHHTSNALCAWTANDVEHVQQAMIKLLLAAVGVGEDSWVSKRALRAALYKSSSPELLDYSLKHLGGKLAANGMVIKARCSPASIDVEYRLEPLIIGNVDGSEDLNYPSEEQILCDLKFLYDSIIHPDTMLSYTPQAMRERVIDAATKLLDCKQFVKDYMPDKMAAESSCGIHLWCHVELSDEPKDDLVLPPELIVLPLNATVADLKREATMAFQEVYAMFKRFEVEELLEYGSINDSFTVKLLVGTCGSIRLKGRCPAKHGLNRFRMERGLESWTVDCTCGAKDDDGERMLACDTCGVWQHTRCAGIHSSDAIPARFVCMRCVISYRKKSQNTNDPAKEANISVPFSNTTCRAKASATDSPSVASNMNMTFSVL; encoded by the exons ATGGTCATGACCGAGAGACCTTCTAAGCGGCTCAGGAGGAGGGTGACCGCTGATCTCCCGGACTTTTTCACCTTCCCTCAGCCCCACAGCGACGTCGTTCCCCCACAGCCCTTCCGTGAGAGCGTCCGCAGCTTCCTCATTCGTCACGCGCACGTCACGTGCCCATCCTCCTCGTTGTTCCCGTCCTTGGTCACCTCACAGATCTCGCTCCGGGTCGGGCATCCGGGCGACCCGACCGCCGTTCTTCCCTTGGACGTCGTAGAGGAGGACGTCACCCGCTCCAGACGATCCGTCTACTGCGACCAGTGCCGAGTCGTTG GTTGGAGTGGGCATCCGGTGTGCAAAAAACGATACCATTTCATAATAAGAAGAGGCGCTGGGACTTGTGAGACTGAGATTCCCTTGcaccagcagcagcaacaacaatacaacaacaacaacaaaagtaaCAACTGTTGCAATTCTATGAGTGCGACAATGGAGGATACGGATGATGTTGAAGAGTGGGCGTATCTTCAACTTCATGATAATACTCATCTTCTCCATGCCGTCATTCACTCCAACGGCTTTGCCCACCTTCTAACCCTCAACGGCAGACAAGGAGGCTCCACCCTTCTCTCTGGCCGTCACATTTTGGATTTGTGGGATAGGCTCTGTCAAACCCTCTCTGTCAG GAAAGTTAGTGTGATGGATGTTTCGAAGAAGTATGGGATGGAGTATCGATTGCTGCACACAATCATCAACGGCCATTCTTGGTATGGAGATTGGGGCTATGAATTTGGTGCTGGGAGCTATGCTCTCACTCAAAATTCTTACCACAAAGCAGTGGATACCCTGTCCAGCTTGCCTTTGCACCCTTTTCTATTCCAACCGAGGAGACCCCGGACTCGCATGCAGTCTGTTATTGCTTTTTACCAATCTTTATCCGACACCCAACTCCCAACAATCAAGGATCTTTTTACATACATGTTGAGTCTCATCCATAGATCTCGCAAGCCCACATCGTGTAAGAAACCCCAGCATCACACTTCCAATGCTTTATGTGCATGGACGGCCAATGATGTCGAACATGTGCAACAAGCTATGATCAAGCTGCTACTTGCAGCAGTTGGTGTTGGAGAGGATAGCTGGGTGTCAAAGCGTGCCCTCAGGGCCGCATTGTACAAGAGTTCCTCTCCAGAGCTTCTTGATTACAGCCTTAAACACCTGGGAGGGAAGTTGGCAGCCAATGGTATGGTAATTAAGGCCCGATGCAGTCCCGCTTCAATTGATGTAGAATACAG GCTTGAGCCATTGATTATTGGGAACGTTGATGGATCCGAGGATTTGAATTATCCATCGGAAGAGCAAATCCTCTGTGACCTCAAATTTTTATATGATTCCATTATCCACCCTGACACCATGCTAAGCTATACACCTCAAGCGATGAGGGAACGTGTTATTGACGCAGCAACTAAGCTTCTCGATTGCAAGCAATTTGTGAAGGACTACATGCCTGATAAAATGGCAGCGGAAAGCTCCTGTGGCATTCACCTCTGGTGTCATGTGGAGCTTTCAGATGAACCCAAAGATGATTTGGTCCTGCCTCCAGAACTGATTGTCTTGCCTTTGAATGCAACCGTTGCTGACCTTAAAAGGGAAGCTACCATGGCCTTCCAGGAAGTATATGCCATGTTTAAGAGGTTTGAAGTTGAGGAATTGCTTGAATATGGCTCTATAAATGATTCATTTACAGTGAAACTTCTGGTTGGAACATGTGGCTCGATTCGTTTAAAAGGGAGATGCCCTGCAAAACATGGGCTTAACCGTTTCCGGATGGAGAGAGGACTTGAAAGCTGGACCGTTGATTGCACATGTGGGGCCAAGGATGATGATGGGGAGAGGATGTTGGCTTGTGATACATGTGGTGTTTGGCAGCACACAAGGTGTGCCGGGATTCATAGCTCTGATGCGATCCCTGCAAGGTTTGTTTGCATGAGATGTGTAATCTCATACCGCAAGAAAAGCCAAAACACCAATGATCCTGCCAAGGAAGCTAATATTAGTGTCCCCTTCTCCAACACAACTTGCAGAGCCAAGGCATCTGCAACTGATAGTCCAAGCGTTGCATCAAACATGAACATGACATTTAGTGTACTTTGA
- the LOC18768557 gene encoding DNA repair RAD52-like protein 1, mitochondrial produces the protein MAQSVTSKSSMLRSLCVAVGEGSPWRRSYAKLASSSNAEGRMEKQAEEEGGDDGFAVSSGISRPLSEILKQLNKKVPDSLVKTRSESGFTSKYIPWHIVNRIMNLHAPEWSGEVRSITYSADAKSVSVVYRVTLYGTDAEIFRESTGTASVDDTSFGDPVQKAEAMAFRRACARFGLGLHLYHEDLS, from the exons ATGGCGCAATCAGTCACTTCTAAATCCTCTATGTTGAGATCGCTGTGTGTAGCTGTGGGTGAAGGGTCACCGTGGCGGCGTTCCTACGCCAAGTTGGCCTCTTCTTCTAATGCAGAAGGGCGGATGGAGAAACAAGCAGAAGAAGAGGGAGGAGACGACGGCTTCGCAGTGAGCTCGGGAATCAGCAGACCCCTCTCTGAAATCCTCAAGCAACTCAACAAGAAAGTCCCTGATTCCCTCGTCAAAACCCGCTCTGAAAGTGGCTTTACCTCCAAATACATCCCCTG GCACATTGTTAATCGGATTATGAACTTGCATGCTCCAG AATGGTCCGGTGAGGTTCGCAGCATCACTTACTCTGCTGATGCCAAGTCTGTATCTGTTGTTTATCGTGTCACGCTCTATGGCACTGATGCTGAG atcTTTAGGGAGTCGACCGGCACTGCTTCAGTAGATGACACAAGTTTTGGGGATCCTGTACAGAAGGCAGAAGCAATGGCATTTCGTCGTGCTTGTGCACGTTTTGGTCTTGGGCTTCATCTTTATCACGAGGATTTGTCCTAG
- the LOC18768804 gene encoding protein NRT1/ PTR FAMILY 4.4 yields the protein MKLRGDSMSEAEAVVEDMSVDWRGRPCKPTKHGGMKAAVFVLGLQGFEMMAIAAVGNNLITYVLNEMHFSLSKSANIVTNFIGTVFLLSLFGGYLSDSYLGSFWTMIIFGLVELSGFMLLCVQAHLPELRPPPCKIMSHEYCPEAKGYKALIFFAAIYLVALGSGCLKPNIISHGADQFRRDDSKQSKKLSSYFNCAYFAFCIGELIALTVLVWVQTHSGMDVGFGVSAAAMAMGLICLTFGTPLYRNKPPRGSIFTPIAQVFVAAFTKRKQICPSNTEMLHGNQNNVPNHLFVPMSPNISPLLHTEKFRFLDKACIKIEDGTQRNESPWRLCTVAQVEQVKIIISVVPIFACTIIFNTILAQLQTFSVQQATAMNTRITRGFKIPPASLQAIPYIMLIFVVPLYEIVFVPAARKLTGRDSGISPLQRVGTGLFIATFSMVSAALIEQKRRNLALSSNEPLSIFWIAPQFLIFGLSEMFTAVGLIEFFYKQSLEGMQSFLTAMTYCSYSFGFYLSSILVSVVNKLTSTSSRGGWLSDNDLNRDRLDRFYWLLAALSLINFFNYLFWSNWYSYNPSLSLPSSPKQSYGKDLEINNFNPSKHVEAHNIKT from the exons atgaaattgagagGAGATTCCATGTCTGAGGCTGAGGCTGTGGTGGAGGATATGTCTGTTGATTGGAGAGGCAGACCCTGCAAGCCTACCAAGCACGGTGGAATGAAGGCCGCTGTTTTTGTCCTTg GTCTCCAAGGTTTTGAGATGATGGCAATAGCTGCTGTTGGGAACAATCTGATTACCTATGTATTAAATGAGATGCACTTTTCACTGTCAAAGTCTGCGAACATTGTCACAAACTTTATAGGGACAGTCTTCCTCCTCTCCCTCTTTGGTGGGTACCTCTCAGATTCCTATCTTGGGAGCTTCTGGACCATGATCATCTTTGGCTTGGTAGAGTTGTCT GGTTTTATGTTACTCTGTGTTCAAGCCCATCTCCCAGAATTAAGGCCACCCCCTTGCAAGATTATGTCCCATGAGTACTGTCCTGAGGCAAAGGGGTACAAGGCTCTGATATTCTTTGCTGCAATTTATCTGGTGGCCTTAGGAAGTGGTTGTCTAAAACCAAACATAATCTCTCATGGGGCTGACCAATTCAGGAGGGATGATTCCAAGCAATCCAAGAAGTTATCATCTTACTTCAATTGCGCCTACTTCGCGTTCTGCATCGGAGAACTTATTGCATTGACTGTTCTTGTTTGGGTCCAAACACACTCTGGAATGGATGTTGGCTTTGGAGTGTCTGCAGCTGCCATGGCAATGGGATTAATTTGCTTGACTTTTGGTACACCTCTCTACAGGAACAAGCCCCCTCGCGGAAGTATTTTCACTCCAATTGCTCAG GTCTTTGTTGCTGCGTTTACAAAGAGAAAGCAAATCTGTCCTTCCAATACAGAAATGCTTCATGGAAACCAAAACAATGTGCCAAACCACCTCTTCGTTCCAATGTCGCCTAACATCAGCCCTCTCCTCCATACTGAAAAGTTCAG ATTCCTAGACAAGGCATGCATCAAAATTGAAGATGGAACTCAGAGGAACGAAAGTCCCTGGAGATTATGCACCGTGGCTCAGGTGGAGCAAGTGAAAATAATCATCTCTGTGGTGCCCATTTTTGCTTGTACCATCATCTTCAACACCATTTTAGCTCAACTCCAGACATTCTCAGTCCAGCAAGCAACTGCCATGAACACTAGGATCACAAGAGGCTTCAAAATTCCCCCAGCTTCTCTTCAAGCCATCCCTTACATTATGCTTATATTTGTTGTCCCTCTCTATGAAATTGTCTTTGTACCTGCTGCTCGAAAACTCACTGGAAGGGACTCTGGGATCTCGCCTTTGCAAAGAGTTGGCACTGGCCTCTTTATTGCTACTTTTTCCATGGTCTCGGCTGCACTGATTgagcaaaagagaagaaacttGGCCTTGTCTTCAAACGAACCGCTTTCTATCTTTTGGATTGCTCCCCAGTTTCTCATCTTTGGCCTCTCGGAGATGTTCACCGCAGTGGGACTTATAGAGTTCTTCTACAAGCAGTCATTGGAGGGGATGCAATCCTTTCTAACTGCCATGACATACTGCTCATACTCATTTGGCTTCTATTTGAGCTCCATCCTTGTTTCTGTGGTGAACAAGCTCACCTCAACTTCTTCAAGGGGAGGCTGGCTTAGTGACAATGATCTCAACAGGGATAGGCTAGACCGTTTCTATTGGTTGCTTGCTGCCCTCAGCCTCATCAACTTCTTCAATTACCTTTTCTGGTCTAATTGGTATTCTTACAACCCGTCTTTATCACTCCCTTCATCACCAAAACAGTCCTACGGAAAAGACTTGGAAATCAATAACTTCAACCCTTCAAAGCATGTTGAAGCTCACAATATTAAAACTTGA
- the LOC109950606 gene encoding uncharacterized protein LOC109950606 has translation MGSGPRLPPFDLQASPKLPFGMEDVFAEGVEKVDFGRLRQQKKEVNLAMHRQEVPLVNVFLEGVKSDPEALARTPAASFIDRAQKTILTSAYAFGEMYVSMAKADKEIQRLKRRDELAKSKMAEAQEAIREKNTLLVQKAALAKEVEELKRSRAEEVAVARAEAIESFRSSEELKSYIMDRLVDEQLRWEDRLVRFNPSLEINFDTSGEPPAQTPPADASAPTPEAEPATEDVPSTES, from the exons ATGGGGTCAGGGCCGAGGCTGCCGCCCTTTGATCTGCAGGCATCGCCGAAGCTACCCTTCGGCATGGAGGACGTGTTCGCTGAAGGGGTAGAGAAGGTAGACTTCGGCAGGCTACGCCAGCAGAAGAAGGAGGTCAACCTGGCTATGCACCGGCAGGAGGTGCCCTTAGTGAACGTCTTCCTGGAAGGCGTGAAGAGCGACCCTGAGGCTCTGGCGAGGACTCCAGCTGCTTCCTTCATCGACCGGGCCCAAAAGACGATCCTCACCTCTGCCTAT GCCTTTGGCGAGATGTACGTCAGCATGGCCAAGGCTGACAAGGAGATCCAGAGGCTGAAGAGGCGGGATGAGCTAGCCAAGAGCAAAATGGCAGAGGCGCAGGAGGCCATCCGAGAGAAGAACACCTTGCTGGTTCAGAAGGCGGCCCTGGccaaggaggtggaggagctgAAGAGATCTAGGGCCGAGGAGGTGGCTGTTGCCCGAGCCGAGGCGATTGAGTCCTTCCGATCCTCAGAGGAGCTGAAGAGCTATATCATGGACCGACTGGTTGATGAGCAGCTTCGCTGGGAAGATAGGTTGGTTAGGTTCAACCCCTCACTGGAGATTAACTTTGACACCAGTGGCGAGCCTCCTGCACAGACCCCTCCTGCTGATGCTAGCGCCCCGACACCAGAGGCTGAGCCAGCCACTGAGGATGTTCCTTCGACCGAGTCCTGA
- the LOC18766520 gene encoding probable beta-1,3-galactosyltransferase 8: MRGKQVSGRAMLVLCLASFLAGSLFCASRMTWTTQPSSDPNKEGHQFPIISNQLKKLEASVKQDCDHKRKLVEGKSEDVIMGEVAKTHQAILSLDKTISRLETELAAARANQRLDGQVKLDGASNKASPKQKAFVVIGINTAFSSKKRRKTVRETWMPKGGELKKLEEEKGIVIRFVIGQSAKPGGMLDRAIEAEEAEHKDFLRLNHVEGYHELSTKTRLYFSTAISIWDADFYVKVDDDVHVNLGMLVSALASHRSKPRIYIGCMKSGPVLFHKGVKYHEPEYWKFGEEGNKYFRHATGQIYAISKDLAAYISINLPILHRYANEDVSLGAWLIGLEVEHVDDRSMCCGTPTECERRAEAGNVCVASFDWKCSGICDSVERMKDVHNLCGEGNGAVWNINL, from the exons ATGAGGGGAAAGCAGGTTTCAGGAAGAGCCATGTTGGTGCTATGTCTTGCAAGTTTTCTTGCAGGATCACTGTTTTGTGCTAGCCGCATGACATGGACCACTCAACCATCTTCTGATCCGAACAAAGAAGGTCATCAATTTCCCATCATTTCCAACCAGTTGAAGAAGCTAGAGGCCTCTGTCAAACAAGATTGTGATCACAAGCGG AAATTGGTTGAAGGAAAATCGGAAGATGTCATTATGGGGGAGGTGGCAAAAACCCATCAAGCTATCCT ATCACTGGATAAAACAATTTCAAGGTTGGAAACGGAATTAGCAGCAGCAAGAGCAAACCAAAGATTAGATGGACAAGTCAAGTTAGACGGAGCATCAAACAAAGCCAGTCCTAAACAAAAAGCTTTTGTTGTCATTGGAATCAACACAGCTTTTAGCAGCAAGAAACGACGAAAAACAGTTCGAGAAACCTGGATGCCTAAAG GAGGTGAGCTAAAGAAGCTGGAGGAAGAGAAAGGGATTGTTATAAGGTTCGTGATAGGGCAGAGTGCCAAGCCGGGGGGCATGCTTGATAGAGCAATTGAAGCAGAAGAGGCAGAGCACAAGGACTTCCTTAGGCTCAACCACGTGGAGGGCTACCATGAGCTCTCCACCAAGACCCGCTTGTATTTCTCCACTGCCATCTCCATTTGGGATGCTGACTTTTATGTTAAGGTCGACGATGATGTCCATGTTAATCTCG GAATGCTAGTGAGTGCACTTGCAAGCCACCGGTCCAAACCCAGAATTTATATTGGCTGCATGAAGTCAGGCCCAGTTCTTTTTCACAA AGGGGTCAAATATCACGAGCCAGAGTATTGGAAATTTGGTGAAGAAGGAAACAAGTATTTCAGGCATGCCACTGGCCAAATCTATGCTATCTCTAAGGACCTGGCTGCCTACATCTCCATCAATCT GCCCATATTGCATAGGTATGCCAATGAGGATGTATCATTGGGCGCCTGGTTAATTGGGCTTGAAGTTGAACACGTGGACGACCGTTCTATGTGTTGTGGGACCCCCACag aATGCGAAAGGAGGGCAGAAGCAGGTAATGTATGCGTGGCGTCATTCGATTGGAAGTGCAGCGGGATATGTGATTCTGTGGAAAGGATGAAAGACGTGCATAACTTGTGCGGGGAGGGAAATGGTGCTGTTTGGAACATTAATCTTTGA
- the LOC18768596 gene encoding GDSL esterase/lipase At1g71250, whose product MGGKKRICDEGEGVWLGSSGVVLIMMILVVQCSTSIGSVSAAAQVPAMFIFGDSLIDVGNNNYLSSLAKSNYYPYGCDFRAGPTGRFSNGRTVVDMLGNLLGLPYVPPFADPNTKGTKILGGVNYASAAAGILDETGQHFGQRYSLSQQVLNFESTLDQLRPMMSGANMTQYLAKSIAVLEFGSNDYINNYLLPSLYSSSYIYTPPAFANLLLNRYTQQILALHSVGLKKFVLAGIGPLGCIPNQRALAQPGRCVDYVNQILGSFNEGLRSLANQLNTNHPGAIFVYANTYAAFGDMLNNPALYGFSVIDRGCCGIGRDRGQITCLPYSVPCANRNQYIFWDAYHPTEAANAVLAWRAFNGPPSDCYPINVQQMALI is encoded by the exons ATGGGTGGTAAGAAGAGGATTTGTGATGAAGGGGAAGGGGTGTGGTTGGGCAGTAGTGGGGTGGTGCTGATCATGATGATTTTAGTGGTGCAGTGCTCAACAAGTATTGGGTCAGTGTCAGCAGCAGCGCAGGTTCCAgcaatgtttatttttggggACTCATTGATTGATGTTGGCAACAACAACTACCTTAGCTCCCTTGCAAAATCCAATTATTATCCTTATGGCTGCGATTTCAGGGCAGGCCCTACTGGCAGATTCTCTAATGGAAGAACTGTTGTTGATATGCTTG gAAATTTGCTGGGTCTTCCATATGTTCCACCCTTTGCAGATCCTAATACAAAAGGAACCAAAATACTTGGGGGAGTAAATTATGCTTCCGCAGCTGCTGGCATACTTGATGAGACAGGCCAacacttt GGACAGCGGTATAGCCTTAGCCAGCAAGTGCTGAATTTTGAGAGCACCTTGGATCAGTTAAGACCGATGATGAGTGGAGCCAACATGACCCAGTACTTGGCTAAGTCCATAGCAGTTTTGGAGTTTGGAAGCAATGACTACATCAACAACTACCTCTTGCCTTCCCTCTATTCTTCCAGCTACATTTACACTCCTCCTGCCTTTGCCAACCTTCTCCTTAATCGCTATACTCAACAGATTCTG GCGTTGCATAGCGTTGGATTAAAGAAGTTTGTGCTAGCAGGAATTGGGCCATTGGGGTGCATCCCTAACCAAAGAGCCTTAGCCCAGCCCGGAAGGTGTGTGGATTATGTGAATCAGATCCTTGGTAGCTTCAATGAAGGGCTTAGATCACTGGCCAACCAACTCAACACCAACCATCCTGGAGCCATCTTTGTCTATGCCAATACTTATGCTGCCTTTGGTGACATGCTTAACAATCCTGCCCTTTATG GGTTCAGTGTGATTGATAGAGGGTGCTGTGGAATTGGGAGGGACAGAGGGCAGATAACATGTCTTCCATATTCGGTTCCATGCGCAAATAGAAATCAGTACATTTTTTGGGATGCCTACCACCCAACTGAAGCTGCAAATGCCGTCCTTGCTTGGCGGGCTTTCAACGGCCCACCCTCTGATTGCTATCCAATCAACGTCCAACAAATGGCTCTCATCTGA